A window of Exiguobacterium sp. Helios genomic DNA:
CATTCCTCCTCTAAATTTCCAGCGTTCCGACGTTGACTGTCCGGATGACTAACCGTCCAGTCTGAGAATGGAACTCGATCGTTCGACCATTTGTTCCACCAACGTCTTCCGCAACGAGTGGGACGTTCGCTTTTCGTAAAGCCAATTTTACCGCCGCAATATTTCGTTCACCGATTCGCATCGATTCGTGTTCATATTTAAATTGAAACATTTGTGCACCACCGGCAATTTTTGCCCGGAGACGAATTGCTCCACTATGACGAAGACGGCGTGTCAACTCGACGACGGCCGTATCGGCGAACTTTCCGATTTCCAGTGCGATATTCCGACTGATTGCCGAGTCCGGTAACATCACGTGTGCCATACTCGACAGTCCACGCTCTTGATCGTAGATAATGACACCGACACAAGAACCTAAACCAGCCGTCCGAAGAATGATTGGTTTTTGGCTGACTGCATATTCTGCAATTCCAATCCGAACGACTTCATCCATCAATATCCACACCCAATCGTTGAAAGACCGAATCAAAGGCACCTTCTTCAGGTAGTAACAATAAATGACCATTCAAATCATTACCTGAACTGGATAAACGTGTATCGATGTATACTGCCATGTTACCAAATTTTGTTGACTCAAGTAAGGCAACTTCCAAAATTGCTCCTACCATATCAAAAGCAGAGGCCGGGACCGTGACATGGACGGATAAATCCAGCCAATCGGAAATCGAGCGGGCATAAGCGCCGATTAAGATATTCCCGATCTCTTCCCATGCCGAAACACCAAGCGCATGGTGCTCCGAAAAAAATTGAAATGGCTGTTGCAATAACTGCGAAACGAGTTTCTCAGCATCCTTGAGCGGCATTAAAAATAATAAGGATGCTTTAATATCCCCAGAAAACCGAAGGAGTGCTCCTGCTGTGTAGGCTTCAGCACCTCCGACCCTCTCAATGATGGTCGAGAACCCTTCCAAGTCCGCTGAAGGGACTTCGATTTCAACCGGTTGTCCCAGCAACGTGGATAAAGCGGTTGCCGCATGTGCTGCCCCGATATTACCAATTTCTCGAAAGACATCCTGTTCCATTCGATTAAGCATGGATAATCTCTTCAAATAAACGGTTTGGTTCGAGTAAAGAGAACAGTTGGTCTTCCCCTTTAGCGATGGCTGTTAAATAGTTTGTCTCATCTTGTTTTGAATCTGCCAGCGGTTCAATCCGGACATCTGCTGCTTCAACGACTTCATTTGCACAATCCACGATGAATCCTGCATCTCCATGTTCCAGTGTTGCGATGATGATACGCGTTTCTTCTGTTTCTTCGACGGCCTCAAATCCTAAACGCGTCCGCAAATCAATCACGGGTGTAACGACTCCGCGTAAGTTAATGACACCTTTGACATAGGATGCGGCATTGGGGATACGTGTGATCGGAATGACACGTTCGATTGAACGAACCGATTGCACATCAATTCCATATGCATTTTCTTCTAATTGAAAGACGACCCATTTTTGTTCCATTCTTCATTCCCTCACTTTCGTAACAGTGCATTGCTGTCAATGATTAACGCAACTTGTCCGTCACCCAGAATCGTCGCACCTGAAATCGCACGAATCCCCTCAAGATAACTGCCTAACGGTTTCATGACGATTTCCTGTTGTCCTATCAGTTCTGAGACTATCAACCCTGCTAATTTCTCACCACTTCGGACGACGACGACAGAATAGGCATCTGCCTCCACATGTGGTAATCCGTATACTTGATTTAATGAAATCAATGGAACAAGCTGGCCACGGAAATCGAATACCTTTTCCCGGTGGGCTTGTAAAATGGCGTCCTGCTTCAGCGATGTCGTTTCAAGGATGGCTGTTAACGGGATGGCATACGTTTCTTCTCCCAACTTGACGAGCATCGCAGAAATAATCGATAACGTCAGCGGTAAACTGATTCTGAAAATCGTTCCTTCTCCGCGTTTCGTCTCGACGAAGACTTCTCCACCGAGCGATTCAATTTTCGATTTAACGACGTCCAGCCCGACACCACGACCTGATAAGTCGGTGACGGTTTCTGCCGTCGAGAATCCAGGCGCGAACAATAACATTGCCGCTTCTTCCGGCGTCAACATCGCCGCCTCTTCTTCCGTCAACAATCCTTTTTCAAGGGCGATTTTTGTCACCCGTTCCTGATTGATTCCTGCGCCATCATCTTCAATCTCAATGAAAACACGGTTTCCGGAATGATAGGCCCGGAGGGAAAGATTTCCTTCAACTGCTTTCCCGGCTAAAATCCGGTCGGCTTTGCTTTCAATTCCATGGTCGACCGCATTTCGAATCAAGTGGACGAGTGGATCCCCAATTTCATCAATGACCGTCCGGTCGAGTTCCGTTTCTGCTCCTGTAATGTGGAGCTTGATGTTTTTGCCGACATCTTTCGATACCGAACGTACCATCCGCGGGAAACGATTGAAGACTTGTTCGATTGGCATCATCCGTAACGTCAGGACCAGTGACTGCAGTTCATTTGTTCCGCGTTTAATCCGTTCAACCGTCTCCGTCAAATCAGAAGAACCGGCTTCTGCCGCAATCCGCTCGAGACGTCCACGATCGATGATGAATTCTTCAAACAGATTCATCAATCGATCAATCCGCTCGAGGTTGACACGAATCGTTTTTGCCGCAACCGGTGTTTGCGTCTCGTTCGAAGTATCCGTTGCCGGACTGACGACCGGCTTTTCAACCGGCTCAAGCAATGTCGCCGCTGCTGCTGGTTCGACCGGCACTTCGAATGGCTGAATCAACACTTGAGCGACTTCCGAAACGGCTTTGATTTCACCTTGAATGTCTTCAGCAGATTTCATCGTCACGAACAAGACATCAAAACGGGTCTCGAATTGTTCCTGTTCCAGTTCATCCGAAGTCGGATTCGACAAGATGACATCCCCGAGGTTTTGCAACCGGTCAAATACCATATACACCCGGGCTGCCTTCAAAATGACATCCGCCGATAACTCCACCGTAATGACATAGGCTTGATAACCGGAAGCCATCGATTGACGGACAACCGACTCAGAGTAGACATCACACTCAAAGTTTTTCACGACTGTTGCTGCAGGTTTGTCCGTATCCTGACCTGGTTCCGAATCCGTATTGATAAACTGTTTCAAACGAACGACGGTTGTTGCTACATCCAGCTTCCCGGTACCACCTTGACTGATATCCTCGACCATCGTTTCTAACTGTTCAGCTGCGACAAATAGTACATCAATTAATTCGGGTGTAGCAGGTTGTGTCTTCGAACGGACTAAATCAAGTGCACTTTCCATTTCGTGTGTTAAATCGGCAATGGCATCATACCCCATTGTTCCGGCCATCCCTTTTAAAGTATGAGCGGATCGGAAAATTTGATCGATAACGGCTTCATCGTCGAGTCGTTGTTCAAAAATCAGCAAACTCGAGTTAATGGCTTGTAAATGTTCAATCGATTCATCAAGAAACAATCCTAAATATTCATTTAAATCCATGGAACGTATCCTCCTTTATGGTTAGCGGACACGGCTATGCCGTTTTTTCAAACGATTCAGTAACCGGTCTAAAAATTTCTGTTCCTGGACCTGAAGTCCTGTCAGCGATGTCGTGATATGATCAAGTCGCCAACTGACATCACTCGTCCGATCAAATACATAAAATGGTCGTTGGGCTTTGACTGCCTTCATGACAGTCGGATCATCCGGCAAAAAACCGACGAAGCGCAACGATTTTCCCAAAAAGTTCTGACTGACCTGTTGTAGCCGGTCAAACGTTTCAAGCGCTTCTTGTCCGTTCGTTGCCCGATTGACGATGACAGCGACAGGAAGTTCATTTGCATGGTGATGCGCAAGTTTGACGAAAGCATATCCGTCCATGATCGACGTCGGTTCAGGCGTCACGACCAGCCATGCTTCATCCGCACTACTGATGAAATCAAAAGTCTGATGTGTCGCTCCGGCACCTAGATCAAGTAAGACGAAATCATATTCATAGAAAAACCGAAACTCGCTCATCATGAATTCGACATCATGATCCGTCAGATCCATCAGTTCTGTGAATCCGCTCCCGCCATGAATGAAATGCAGATCCGGCGTCGCTTCGACGACCGCTTGGGTCAAGGGTGACCGTTCCTTGACACAATCCATTAATGAAACTTTCGACGATTTTCCGAGTAGCACACCGACATTCGCCATACCGATGTCCAAATCAATGATTAATACTTTTTTAGCTTGCAACGATAACGCGACACCCAGATTCACCGCGACATTCGTTTTTCCGACCCCACCTTTACCGCTGACGATGGCAATGGTTTTGGTCTGCCGTACGGAAACTTTTGATCTTAACGCTCGTGCCTGATCCTCTGGCATCATCTTAACCCTCTTTCTACAATCATTCGGGAAACTTCTGCACTTGTCGGCCAGATGATGTCTTCAGGTACTTCTTGTCCGGTCGTCAGACAAAACACAGGCAACTGTGTCTTTTTCGTAAGTCCGTAAATCGACCACAAATCTGTTGTCTCATCGGCTTTGGTAAAAATGAATCCGGACAACGGTACTTGATCGAACCGTTGTTGAATCTGTTCTAAATCGCGGTACTTCGACGTTAAGCTGAGTACAAGAAATACATCTGTCTCTGAAAAATCATGCCGCTTTTTTAACTGTTCGACATAACCCGCGTCAAGAAAATTTCTTCCCGCCGTGTCGATTAGGATAACGTCACAGTCGGATAAGTCGACTTTCGCTTGTTCGAATTCTTGTAAATCATAGGCGACGTGTAACGGAATATCGATGATGTCGGCATAAGTCCGTAATTGTTCGATGGCTGAAATCCGATATGTATCCGTCGTAATCAATCCAACGGTTTGTTGTTTCGTGAGACGGTAATAAGCAGCCAGTTTGGCAAGGGTCGTCGTTTTTCCGACTCCCGTTGGTCCGGTCACCATGATGAAACGGGAAGTTGCCGTCGTGACTTGAATAGGAGCAGTCACAGTCGTGATGAAGGCTTGTTCGACCTGTCTCACATCATTGGTCTTGTAGTAAGTTGACACTAATAAATCATAGAGTGCCTCCGCTTCATGTTGCAGGGCAGGTTCAGCGAGCAAGACTTCGTATGAGCTAAGCGCTTCCGGCAACCGCCGTGAACTGAACGAGACAATCTTCGGGCTAAGCGGCTCCATCATTGATGGGTGACTTTGAACGACTGATTTAGTTGGTTGTAGCTCATCCGAGACCCGTTTTACAGGCTGTGTTGTTTTTTCGACCGGATGTTCTTCGACTGAGGCGACGAGCTCCACTTTTTTTTGTGCAAACAAGCCGAACAAACCGCCCACTTTGATCTGCCGTGTGTTCAAAATGATGGCATCATTTCCTAAGTCTTGTTTAACCAGTTCCATCGCTTCGCTGACAGAATTTGCGATAATTCGTTTTACCATCATGTGTTAAATCACCCCAATACTCTTGACTTCAATGGTCGGAATCAGTTCGTTATAAGACAGAACAGGCACATCCGGGAAATAACGTTCTGTTAATTGACGAACAAACATCCGAATACTTGGCGATGCCAAAACGATTGGCTGAGCTCCGTATCGTTCGAATTCTGCCGTCAATTCATTTAGTGACTCGATGAAACGTGTTGCCTTATCCGGATCAAGCGCCAAATAATTGCCGAACTCCGTTTTTTGAATCGCTGACTGGATCTCCATCTCCAGTTCACTCGATACCGTCACAACGTGTAAGACGTCTCCTTGTAAGACTTGTTCCGTAATTTGTCGAGCCAATGCTTGACGGACATATTCAGCCAACAAATCACTATCTTTCGTCACGGCAGCATAATCGGCCAATGTCTCAAAGATGAGCGGTAAGTTTCGAATCGAAATTTTTTCTTTTAACAACTGCACGAACACTTTTTGTAGCTCGCCGATCGACAACAATTGTGGTGTCACTTCGTCGACTAAAATCGGATGCGATTCCTTTAAATGATCAACCAGTTGTTTTGTCTCTTCCCGACCGAGTAAATCGGCCGCGTGTTTTTTCAGAAGCTCTGTCAAATGTGTTGCGACAACAGATGGCGGGTCGACGACTGTATAGCCGGACATCTCTGCTCGGCTTCTCGTCCGTTCGTCAATCCATAAGGCCGGCATCCCAAACGCGGGTTCAACCGTCTCGATACCTTGGATTTCCGGATCATCCACTCCCGGACTCATTGCCAGGTAATGATCGAGTAACAGTTCGCCGGTTGCCATCTCACTTCCACGGATTTTTATCCGGTAGTGGTTCGGTGGAAGTTGCAGATGGTCACGAATCCGGACTGTCGGTAAGACGAA
This region includes:
- a CDS encoding chemotaxis protein CheD; the encoded protein is MDEVVRIGIAEYAVSQKPIILRTAGLGSCVGVIIYDQERGLSSMAHVMLPDSAISRNIALEIGKFADTAVVELTRRLRHSGAIRLRAKIAGGAQMFQFKYEHESMRIGERNIAAVKLALRKANVPLVAEDVGGTNGRTIEFHSQTGRLVIRTVNVGTLEI
- a CDS encoding chemotaxis protein CheC, which gives rise to MLNRMEQDVFREIGNIGAAHAATALSTLLGQPVEIEVPSADLEGFSTIIERVGGAEAYTAGALLRFSGDIKASLLFLMPLKDAEKLVSQLLQQPFQFFSEHHALGVSAWEEIGNILIGAYARSISDWLDLSVHVTVPASAFDMVGAILEVALLESTKFGNMAVYIDTRLSSSGNDLNGHLLLLPEEGAFDSVFQRLGVDIDG
- a CDS encoding chemotaxis protein CheW translates to MEQKWVVFQLEENAYGIDVQSVRSIERVIPITRIPNAASYVKGVINLRGVVTPVIDLRTRLGFEAVEETEETRIIIATLEHGDAGFIVDCANEVVEAADVRIEPLADSKQDETNYLTAIAKGEDQLFSLLEPNRLFEEIIHA
- a CDS encoding chemotaxis protein CheA, which produces MDLNEYLGLFLDESIEHLQAINSSLLIFEQRLDDEAVIDQIFRSAHTLKGMAGTMGYDAIADLTHEMESALDLVRSKTQPATPELIDVLFVAAEQLETMVEDISQGGTGKLDVATTVVRLKQFINTDSEPGQDTDKPAATVVKNFECDVYSESVVRQSMASGYQAYVITVELSADVILKAARVYMVFDRLQNLGDVILSNPTSDELEQEQFETRFDVLFVTMKSAEDIQGEIKAVSEVAQVLIQPFEVPVEPAAAATLLEPVEKPVVSPATDTSNETQTPVAAKTIRVNLERIDRLMNLFEEFIIDRGRLERIAAEAGSSDLTETVERIKRGTNELQSLVLTLRMMPIEQVFNRFPRMVRSVSKDVGKNIKLHITGAETELDRTVIDEIGDPLVHLIRNAVDHGIESKADRILAGKAVEGNLSLRAYHSGNRVFIEIEDDGAGINQERVTKIALEKGLLTEEEAAMLTPEEAAMLLFAPGFSTAETVTDLSGRGVGLDVVKSKIESLGGEVFVETKRGEGTIFRISLPLTLSIISAMLVKLGEETYAIPLTAILETTSLKQDAILQAHREKVFDFRGQLVPLISLNQVYGLPHVEADAYSVVVVRSGEKLAGLIVSELIGQQEIVMKPLGSYLEGIRAISGATILGDGQVALIIDSNALLRK
- a CDS encoding MinD/ParA family protein; its protein translation is MMPEDQARALRSKVSVRQTKTIAIVSGKGGVGKTNVAVNLGVALSLQAKKVLIIDLDIGMANVGVLLGKSSKVSLMDCVKERSPLTQAVVEATPDLHFIHGGSGFTELMDLTDHDVEFMMSEFRFFYEYDFVLLDLGAGATHQTFDFISSADEAWLVVTPEPTSIMDGYAFVKLAHHHANELPVAVIVNRATNGQEALETFDRLQQVSQNFLGKSLRFVGFLPDDPTVMKAVKAQRPFYVFDRTSDVSWRLDHITTSLTGLQVQEQKFLDRLLNRLKKRHSRVR
- a CDS encoding AAA family ATPase; protein product: MMVKRIIANSVSEAMELVKQDLGNDAIILNTRQIKVGGLFGLFAQKKVELVASVEEHPVEKTTQPVKRVSDELQPTKSVVQSHPSMMEPLSPKIVSFSSRRLPEALSSYEVLLAEPALQHEAEALYDLLVSTYYKTNDVRQVEQAFITTVTAPIQVTTATSRFIMVTGPTGVGKTTTLAKLAAYYRLTKQQTVGLITTDTYRISAIEQLRTYADIIDIPLHVAYDLQEFEQAKVDLSDCDVILIDTAGRNFLDAGYVEQLKKRHDFSETDVFLVLSLTSKYRDLEQIQQRFDQVPLSGFIFTKADETTDLWSIYGLTKKTQLPVFCLTTGQEVPEDIIWPTSAEVSRMIVERGLR